Within Streptomyces albofaciens JCM 4342, the genomic segment CGCACCGCCTTCTACGAACAGCGCCACGCCTTCCACTGGCACCCCGGCCTGCTCATCGAGGACGCCACCCTCCAAGTCCCCTTCCTCGCCGACCTCGTCACCCTCGCCGACCCCACCAGCCCCTGGAGCTTCCTCAACTACCTCAAACACCGGGAACGGCTGTTCCCCTTCTACTTCGCCGAGCGCTTCCACCTCCACCGCGCCGAATACGACGCCTACTGCCGCTGGGTCAGTAAAAACCTCCCCGACCTGCACTTCCGCCACCAGGTCGACGCCATCCGCTGGAACGCGGACCGCGCCGCCTTCGAAGTGGACCACACCCGGATCGGCGCGGACGGCGAAGCCGAGTCCCTGGGCCGCGCCTACGCCCGCAACCTCGCCCTCGGCATCGGCAGCGTCCCGCACGTACCCGAAGCCCTCAAACCGCTCGCCGACGCCCCCGCCGTCCCCGTCCTCCACTCCGCCGACTACCTCACCCACCGCGAACGCCTGCTGGCCGCCGAACACATCACCGTCATCGGCGGCGGCCAGTCCGGCGCCGAAGTCTTCCTCGACCTGCTGCGCGCCCGCCCCGCCGGCCGCGAAGGGCTGCACTGGCTCGCCCGTACCGCCGCCTTCGCACCCATGGAATACAGCAAGCTCGGCCTCGAACACTTCACCCCCGACTACACCCGCTACTTCCACGCCCTCCCCGAGCCCGTACGCGACGAACTGCTGCCCGGCCAGTGGCAGCTCCACAAGGGCATCGACCACGGCACCCTCGCCGCCATCCACGACGAGCTCTACCGGCGCACCCTCCACGGCGGCTGGCCCGACGCCACCCTCACCCCCGGCGTCACCGTCCGAACGGCCGGCCGCGTCGGCACCACCAAGGTCGAACTCCACCTCGAACACCCGCACCAGGCCGCCCGCA encodes:
- a CDS encoding lysine N(6)-hydroxylase/L-ornithine N(5)-oxygenase family protein, translating into MSTPHPDAATLQLPSPSPGADTPPRTRTAGTEPDPDPAGTRSISTPDEPLDLIGIGIGPFNLSLAALAQPLTGLRTAFYEQRHAFHWHPGLLIEDATLQVPFLADLVTLADPTSPWSFLNYLKHRERLFPFYFAERFHLHRAEYDAYCRWVSKNLPDLHFRHQVDAIRWNADRAAFEVDHTRIGADGEAESLGRAYARNLALGIGSVPHVPEALKPLADAPAVPVLHSADYLTHRERLLAAEHITVIGGGQSGAEVFLDLLRARPAGREGLHWLARTAAFAPMEYSKLGLEHFTPDYTRYFHALPEPVRDELLPGQWQLHKGIDHGTLAAIHDELYRRTLHGGWPDATLTPGVTVRTAGRVGTTKVELHLEHPHQAARSRLTTDAVVLATGYRPSRTDTLLAALDPYMRRDAAVRPRIDTEQRLVLDPCVTGSVFVQNAEHHTHGVGTPDLGLAAWRSATILNTLTGRPAYPLPNRTAFTTFGLRPSPPRSATRAPRPNSTLIENP